The following coding sequences lie in one Arachis hypogaea cultivar Tifrunner chromosome 9, arahy.Tifrunner.gnm2.J5K5, whole genome shotgun sequence genomic window:
- the LOC112711763 gene encoding protein IQ-DOMAIN 19, translated as MGKAGKWLRNFLTGKKEREKEKVKDKCGGNATSLNSSNGTENPTTPNSTTPKEKRRWSFRRSSATSTSTPTTPSKELNFAESNVTASQTPQAAATTDIPLDDEQKKHAMAVAAATEAAADAAVAAAQAAAAVIRLASGSNGTAEEAAAIKIQSVFRSYLARKALCALRGLVKLQALVRGHLVRKQAKATLRCMQALVTAQARARAQRIRIASSEGKSYQKQSSFRNTTEEDLYAQVYNEMERGLEENIKIVEMDVCESKGNSRSRSSSVHKFPAYYSKEENLKVSPAPSALTEFSPRACSGHFEDCFSTAQSSPQCYSAASGADDSKHPFSFPRPGYGEVMSYDYPLFPNYMANTESSRAKVRSHSAPKQRPDSFERQLSRRRASVEGRNVPRPVRMQRSSSHVGATNPWSAIKLDRSSVSLKDSECGSTSTVLTNTNYCRTLVAYHHHGDR; from the exons ATGGGGAAGGCAGGGAAATGGCTTAGAAACTTCTTGACagggaagaaagaaagggaaaaggagaAGGTGAAGGACAAATGTGGTGGTAATGCAACAAGCCTGAATTCTTCAAATGGAACAGAAAATCCAACCACTCCAAATTCCACAACCCCAAAGGAGAAAAGGAGATGGAGCTTTAGAAGATCATCTGCCACATCCACATCCACaccaacaacaccttccaaggaATTGAACTTTGCAGAATCAAATGTCACTGCTTCACAGACACCACAAGCTGCTGCCACCACAGATATTCCTCTGGATGACGAGCAGAAGAAGCATGCCATGGCTGTGGCTGCTGCCACGGAGGCAGCAGCTGATGCGGCAGTGGCTGCAGCTCAGGCTGCGGCTGCTGTGATCCGCTTGGCTTCTGGTTCCAATGGAACAGCTGAAGAGGCTGCAGCCATCAAAATTCAATCTGTCTTTAGGTCCTACTTG GCAAGAAAAGCATTGTGTGCTCTCAGAGGACTAGTGAAGTTGCAGGCACTGGTAAGGGGTCACTTGGTGAGAAAACAGGCCAAGGCAACACTGAGATGCATGCAGGCTTTGGTGACAGCACAGGCTAGAGCTCGTGCTCAGAGGATCCGAATTGCATCATCAGAAGGGAAGTCTTATCAGAAGCAATCAAGTTTCAGAAACACTACAGAGGAAGATTTATATGCTCAAGTGTATAAT GAAATGGAGAGAGGCCTAGAAGAGAACATCAAGATTGTGGAGATGGATGTCTGTGAATCAAAAGGAAACTCTAGAAGCAGAAGCAGCAGTGTGCATAAATTTCCAGCATATTATTCAAAGGAAGAAAACTTGAAGGTATCACCAGCTCCATCAGCCTTAACAGAGTTTAGTCCAAGAGCATGTAGTGGACACTTTGAGGACTGCTTCAGCACAGCACAGAGCAGCCCTCAATGCTACTCGGCCGCATCTGGAGCTGACGATTCGAAGCATCCCTTCTCCTTCCCTAGGCCAGGGTATGGTGAGGTGATGTCCTATGACTACCCTTTGTTTCCAAATTACATGGCCAACACAGAATCATCAAGGGCCAAAGTGAGATCACACAGTGCACCAAAGCAAAGGCCTGATTCATTTGAGAGGCAGCTGAGCCGGCGAAGAGCTTCTGTGGAAGGAAGGAATGTGCCAAGGCCTGTGAGGATGCAGAGGTCATCTTCACATGTAGGTGCCACTAATCCATGGTCAGCAATCAAGCTTGATAGGTCCTCAGTTTCACTCAAGGACAGTGAGTGTGGATCAACAAGTACAGTCCTCACAAACACTAATTACTGCAGAACCCTTGTTGCATATCAT CATCATGGAGATAGGTAG